aaCCTTGTACAGGACAACTTATACACAATAGCATCACTTTGTCGGGAAAAGACTCAACATCacaactcaaaagaacagacaacgactcttctgtttcaccactcacaccaccctgtctgcgtcgcaccaaacgacgagcatcacaaacaccgggaatcttccctTTCAGTTGATCAACTTTCACATTTATcactaccccagtaatcactcctttcaatggcgccctttacttgagagcaaaacaattcacatcGCTTGTCCCCATTTATTTAACCCGGAACGCCTGCTCCCTCTGCAGAAatacaaacaattatcacaataCCACTTCTGGTAACCCACATCGATTCCACTgcacccaactctgttttcacccacaaatggatcagccaaaaggcaagggtccactttttccaaaaatgtcactcctaCCGCCACAGACTCATATTTATCCTGACCCTCGGTGTCTAGGGCtccgagaacttcaccacacctaccccCTCCAATACTTCGCCCTCCTCCTGTCTTCGATCCGGCGGACagctcactctgcttacactttctgccattcttctttaacaaaccaaCAAGCCATTTTTAACCGATtcaagctcaccctcttcctccttcgCTCTTTttgacctcctctgcctctcttcttCCCCCCATTCCTCCTCCGTATTCCAAGTATACATCTCCTTATGATAACactgcacttctcctgacataCCTCTTGTTCATGCCTTCTCAAGGGACCATTTTTCTTCTATaactgtagggaacacaatatatagTATGTACTTGGCATATaagtttctcacttatgggtggcacaaattgtgatatgggggaatgggcagggtatatgcaaattaaatactgtaatatttactatagtttaattgtagtgtttttgcggactgcaGTGTTTTTGCGGACGTTACTGTAATATTTACTACATTCGTTTTTTtcagataatactgtagtatttactatagtattctacagtatactacaacattctatagcaagtactacacatgatcgagggatactacagtgtgtagtatattattctacaatatactacaacattctaaaGTAAGAACTACACCATCGAGGggtactacagtgtgtagtatagcatactacagtttactacagaattctatagtaagtaatGTGGTAACTTTTCTATAGTAAACTGTGGTATTTTTTCATATCGGTACTACAATAAGTAATAACAACTGTTTACTTGTTTATATTCATGTACCTGTATTCATATTTCATGTTCATCACAAAGTTGCAAGTGGTTGCCAATCACAATTTCTTGTATTAAACAGAAATACAGATGATTTAAAATATGTGTAGGCTTCTACGAATGGTGTTGTATTGTCCGCGCATGCGCAATCTGCGGTCGAAGAACCCACTATTTGGCAGGAAGACCGAGCTTCCCGCGTCCCCCATCCACATTTCCAGATCACTATTTGGTAGAAAGCGGGATAGGTGGGACTCGGCCATAGGATTTGGGTTGTATGCAAACGGAGCCAGAGGAAAAGCGAGATGGGATCAATTTAGATGTAAAATTCATCGGGTAAGCAACCCTCTAACTAATCACTCGATTGGTAATCAAATGCATGGACTCAGACGACCACTAACTACAGTAGTTCATTGGGAGGTATGCATGTGCATGAGCAATTTGTGTATAAACCTGCTTTGTTGTTTGCATTTCAAATGCATGTCAGACAGACCCAAACCTTCCCCTCCTTTGTTCGCTTGCGCTGGTTTTGATGCGGGGTTTGTATATACTGGTGCAACATGGCTGACATTGAGGTACCATACCTCCTCAGTTAAAATCCAGTCAATCCGCCTATTTGACAATCAAGCGAATCGGTGCTTTAGGATGCACATGTATGCAACGTCAAGCAACATATTTCCTCCCTTTGACTTTATTAATTGTAAACAAAATGACAATCCTATACTTTCTTGGGTCACTCTAGAGCATCTTGAGTAGTTTTACTTAGCTTGAACTGCTTGACATTTCTGTTAAATAAAAGTATACAATAGTGAGTTCGAGGCAATGAGACGAACGTTATTTCAATGTTACCTGTAGGTAAGTAATGTTTGAAAAAACATGTCTGAAGGGGGCGGGTCTAATCCTAGTCTACTAAAAAGTCATTTCTGCtgtctggatttttttttaaatcggggGTGTAAATCACTATTGTTAATACATTTTCAGGAAAGACAGCCAATGTTGTCTATTTTCATAAGTTTACATTATTCTATTACACCTAACGTTGTAGAAATGACATCAGAATTGTGACAAATTGATCCAAGATGGGCCTACTTTCTCTATGGACCACTAATAGTTAATTGAGTCTGATTGACCTGTGTTGGTAGGCCTACTTGGTCTCTACTGTAATTATGACTCATTGAACATGGTGTGTAAGACTAAGTCACCCTGCAACAACAAACAATTATATACTGTTCTGCAATTGTTTTTAGGCAGCTACTGGTGCTATATATGATTGTATAAAAGGACAGGTCTTTAGCACACGAGTCAGCATGACTGATTAGGTTCATATCAGTTACATTTGCAATGACATACTTGCTAGTTATGACATTTTCTACCCCAAAGTCATTCTACATCATAATGTTGCCATGTTTAACACATGCTCATTTTTCAACAGTCTGAACTGCCACATTAAGTGTTCCTGCCCTGGAGGGGAGTGATCCTCCCACCTGGGGCCACCACCTGCACGCTGTCCTTCTTTCTCCTGATTACCTAGTAGAGACATTGTCACCCTAGTCTGGCAGCCTGGCTGCTTACCTACATGTATATCAATGAAGACCCCATTTGGGAAGAGGCCAGGCCAGCGCCCCAGAGCTGATGGGGGTGAGACACATTCTCGCCTTGTGTACATGAAGGCAGCAGGAACATTACACATTACATATAGCCTACTACACTATATGGCTGTAATTTTTAAGATATAAGTATGATACAGGAATAAATACTGATTGGAGAGATTTCATGCACACGTTTCTTTGTCATTTTAGGGAATATTGGGGTATCTGCAAATATGATGAAGAAGAAAAATTCCCACAAGTAAGTTCTCTCATTTTGTAGACACAGCATAAGACCAAAAGCAGGTTGGTTTACAAACTGATACTACATAGATTGATTTGACATTCATTTCCATATTGCTGTCCTTGACTCTCAAATTGGGATCTCTATAGGAAGCAAAAGAATAATGTTGGTCCAAGCAAGCCTATTGCCCAACCCAGACGAAACATAGTGGGTTGCAGGATAACGCACCAGTGGAAGGAAGACTCCAAGGTTTCCCAGTGGAAAGGAACAGTTCTCGACCAAGTCCCTGttaacccctctctctacctgatCAAGTATGATGGATTTGACTGCATCTATGGACTTGAGCTTCACAAAGATGAGAGGGTGCAAGGCCTGGAGGTTTTACCAGACCGAGTTGGTATGTGTTGTGAAGACATGACAAAAATGGGCTTTGCTCTGCCATAAAAAGCATTACACTTATGTCTGTTCAGTATGAGTATGGTATAACCAATGTACTTATGTGCTTGATGTGTGTTTGATCATGCATACCTTATATCACTGATTAGTAAATGTGTCTTTTCATAGCCATATTAGCTATCCATTTGAAAGTGCTCTCTGTATTGCAGCTCCAGCTCGTGTAAGCGATTCCCAGCTAGCAGAAACCATGATAGGCAAAGCAGTGGAGCACATGTTTGAGCAAGATGAAGGACcaaaggaggagtggaggggcaTGGTGCTAGCACAGGCTCCCATTATGAACACATGGTTCTACATCACTTACGAAAAGGACCCTGTTTTGTACATGTACCAGCTCTTGGATGACTACAAAGAGGGGGATCTCCGGATAATGCCTGATTCAAGTGAGAGTCCATCAGAAATGATCTTCAGTGTTTAAAATGTAGACAttgagtatgtttacatgcacagtaatagtttgatattaaactgattatggcagtaggcagattatgcaatagtcatgtaaacaccttactctgcttatttTAATCAGCATAAGCTCAAAATTGAAGTAAGCATACACCGATTAGAACACacagttttctgagcaatctttagaattattaggacatgtaaacggCTTAATAGGTGTTCAGgtggtgtatttgatctgtgcCTGTGCTAGCACCAGGTAGtgcgagtgaagtgagttcgggaaaaactgaaagtatgcatcttataaatagttttcacatacaaactttgtCTGAACACagaatcaaatatatttttattgctGATTTTCTGCACTTATCAAAAGGCCTAtcagtagcctgatttcagatgtgtccatgtaaacaggattattagggaaatcgttcttcttgcaaagcatgtaaacattttaaacaaactattatattaacctatccacaataatcacattattgtgtgcatgtaaccatgCTCATTGTTTAatgtctctatctttctctctttaaaaaaacaacatgtaATTCTAAATTGTTTTACTGTAGATACAATCATACTACATAGATGTAGTCAACCAATTATCTCACTAAAGCTGGTAATATTCTATGCTTTTGCAGATGACTCACCTccagcagagagagagcctggagaaGTGGTGGATAGCCTTGTTGGCAAACAAGTGGAGTATGCCAAAGAGGATGGCGGCAAAAGGACTGGCATGGTTATCCATCAGGTTGAAGCCAAACCCTCTGTTTATTTCATCAAGTTTGATGACGACTTTCACATCTACGTCTATGATTTAGTAAAAACGTCTTAGGGCATAGGCATTGAGAAAATCATTGATTCACAGACCATGGCAAATGTTCTGACGCTTTCTTTGAAACAACATACATTTCCATTCaaaatggacaattccttcacaGTCTGCAAATGTGGAACTTGTCGTTTCCTGTGTCACTGCTTCCAATGCGAAAGCTTTTAGTGTACTTTGTTTCAAGTCCACTTTGTTTCTAAAAGAAGGGAGACCTCTGCAGAATTCGGCATGTCTGAACATTTACACCGTTCAATTGGGCCAGACGCCATGTGCaacatggtttatgaatgtaaaatgcgGGAAGAAAAAAATCATTGCGCTGGTAATATGGGTCAGGTCTTTTTAACTGTTTTGGTTAGAAACAAGCAGTTTTCACTGTATTAATGGTGCAAGCATGACGCTAACTCATCTGCACTCTGGAAACAATGTTACAGTGACACTTTATCATTACAGcaattattaaaaatatatatatatattggattATAATTTTTACGCACAGTGCTCCCAAATTAAAACTCCAGGTCACACAGCAAAATATGTAATTGCATACCTTAGAACCCTGCTTGCAGCATTTTGAATTTTAACTAATTCTCACCTAAAATAACCATGTCATTGTTCTTTTACGTGAGAATTGTTGTATTGTTAACACATGATTAAATTGTTCACCTCGTGTTACTGAAGCCTGCCACTGTTGTCCTATGCAGCTGTTCTGATGCTGCTGCAGGTTTACTTACCGCTACTACAGTCACTCTTGTGTACAAAGATCAGCTCCTGCTAACCTCAATGTAGTATTATTGATAAGACATCTTGAAGGTCTGCAACAGGTCTCTGAACCATGTGCACCTGGATATACTTTGGTCAAAATGCTAGATCCTTGATGACCCCTTCATGATTTCCAAGGTGTGGAAATCATCATATGCTGCCAATGGCTGTGGGAGGCATCAAGGCatttaacattttacattacTGTTGTGCTGTATTGTGTGCAATGTCAGTTCCACTTCTGAAAAGCAGACTTGTGTTTTCATGTTTATAGCTAAATGTAAGTTGATGTGAGTTGCATGTCAGTTTGTTCTTTTCAAGGTTATGAGCGTATGTAAATTGTGAcatttattttgttgtttttgtaccaTGCATTACAGAAACCAGTTGACTGATAATGCCAAGTGAGTGCCAACTAATGGTGCCAGTGTTGTACAGCATTTAATGGGTaacatttctaaataaatcagttgtctgtttttgttttttccacaAACATGGCTTATTTGTATGTATCAACAAAGAGCTTGCCTTATTTGTTtgggagaaatgtgtgtgtgtgcatgtaaggaTGGAGCTTGTGTGTACATATTCACTCACAGTGGTTGTATGTCATATAGGACTAACATATTTTGAGTTGAAATGGAAGAGAATTTAGATATAGCTAAGGGACAGTAGTGAAGTCCTGTTTATACATCAATATAGAGGTAAAATGTGTTCTTAAAGGCATTGTGTGTTCTACATTCAGTTAATATACCTAATGCATTATTTTTGAATAATGAAAATGGTTACAGTTTGTCATTTGGCACAAACACTTTAACGTTACATAATTCTGTAAGGACATTTTATAATTAAAGACTACTCTGAATATTAAAACAAGTATGTCAtatgtttttaaatgttatttaagAATGTTGTGTTTCATTTTAACACAACCCTGGAGGATTGTCGATTGTTTGTGTAGCGGGGTGTAGTAGTCCAAATGGGGTCCGTGGAAAAGCTCTCATAATATTGAGTGTTGCAAAACACAAATACTAGCTAGCCATTCCTTCTGTTATGCTAACTCTGAGAAATACTTAGcaatagaattacatatagaatatGAATTATAGGATCACTGTGTATTTAGCTGCAAGATATTGTCAAACTTGTATAATTTATTAGATAATTACTTTATCAATACTTTAGCACATCATGAGCGGAAACAATATAGTCAAGGAGCTAGGCCCTCAGATCCGGTTCTGCCACTTGTCAACTTTACGTGTGCCATCGTAAGGTAAGGCTGAGAGGAAGGACATCATGTTTCTTGTTTTTCAGATCCTAATCTTGTCTCACTTGAGTTTTCTTAGGCACTAATGCTGTGTTCATAAAAAAGTGAGAAGGTGGCatttaccacatacgactgggggaaaaaacacttgaacgcccctccaactggtaattactagtgggaaactcatcTGCCAACCCTGAGCActgacttctcccacatgctgacctctgacatCACCTACTATGGAAATTGCAACAAAACTTTATTTATGAAAAGCAATCTATTAATTTGTTTTTTTGAGCACCATCATTTCTTTACAAGCATGATAATTGTACTTTTGGTTATGGTTGACGCTAGgttgttggccattagccaatcagcgtttctcaacgagttcagagcatgtgaatgcatccaactggtatttacaaCTTCCCAACTGTAATTACCCCaatcccacttggttatgaacgaGCAAGAAAAACAAGTAAATAAGAAACCTCTTTCTTCCATAGCATGAGGCCTTATAATGTAAAGAAGACGTGTCACTGATTTACACCTCTCTAACCCCTTCAGATCTAGGGAGGAGGGGCTATTGGTCGATTGGATGTCAAGGGACAGAGCAACTACACAtattatccattatattgaccagatactctaGTAGCCactctaacaatgaaaatacatGTCTTAAAAACTAGAGGCAGTCaggaggaggcaagatcaggtgggcacattctagccaatgagcgaGCATATACTCCGCGTGAAAAACAGGCTCAACTGTGCCCATTAGTtactacagccacaaagtcaaaataatCTGTAAAATTCATGAAAACGAAAATGTGATTTTTATTTGAGGTTAgtgttaggcataaggttaacagtgtggttaaggtttaaaatcacaatttaagaagataaattgtgaAAATAGGCGAGGTGTATGACTTTATGACTGTGGTAACTAATGACGACGAGGCACAACTCCGATAAATGTTTGCTCCTCAAAGTTTACGAGTCCTAGATTTATCAGTAAACTCTAAACAACCTAATCATTACGAAACgtatattcgatcaaataagccacacATAGCAAATAGGCCATTACATGTTTCTTTTGTTAACCAAATTCACtttcattgacctccatacaaaaactaaAAAACGgcacctgctggagaagacagatttCTGGCCGAGTTATcgctctcgcttcgcctcttcctctctgctaacTACATCAAATGTCCCAGAATGCAACAGTTGTGAATATATTATAACGCGAACTACTGACGGTTTGCTGTACTTTATTGGAAATTCACaaacattttagtttttttcaTGTTGAGAAATTGTGATTATATGTTTGTACTGTTCATTGAATGTAATTCTACAAGAAAACGTGGACTTTGTTTCCAAACCAGTTTCTAAAAGACTATGAACATTCCTCTAATACTTTTGTAACCTTAACCATCGTTGATCCTTCGGTTCATAAATGTGATGATCGGGAGCGTCATAGTGTTTCTGTGACAGGTGTGACCTCATTGTTACGCAATGCACCTCAACCGTCTGATCATGAACCGAGGTTTCATTAAATGGTTGAAATAATGTGCTCGATATACGAAACATTGAAAGGTATTTCTTTTTTCGCTAACCTCTTGTACAGATGCAGGTTTAGTTGAAGGGTAAATGCAACTAATTGCTCGAGGATGTAGCAGAGGCTTTTATTCGTTTTTGGGGTTCCCAAGCGTTTGGCTTCGTGAACAGTGCACTAAAACAACGTGCCTGAGTTGTAAACCCACTGGAGAATAGCGGTATAAAAACATGGACCAAATAATAAGTACAAAATAAAACCCCTCTGCTTCAGAACATCTAACTTTATAAAGATCTTAAACTCTGGTCAGTTTTACGGGGCTGACTGACACTATAATGGATTCAGTTTTTCGATATGCCAAAAAATGTCAACCTCCGACCCACATGAATCCCTCCCACGACCCAATCCCGAATGATGTAGGCCTATATGCTAGGTCGAACATACAactcaagtcggaagtttacatacaccttagctaaatacaattaaactcagtttttcacaattcccgacatttaatcctagtaaaaattccctgtcttaggtcagttaagatcaccactttattttaagaatgtgaaatgtcagaataatagtagagaggatgatttatttcagcttttatttatttcatcacattcccagtgggtcagaagtttacatacactgaattagtatttggtagcattgcctttaaattgtttaacttggatcaaacgttttgggtattcttccacaagcttcccacaataaattgggtgaattttggcccattcctcctgacagagctggtgtcactgagtcaggtttgtaggcttccttgcccgcacatactttttcagttctgcccacacattttcaatgaaaatgaggtcagggctttgtgatggccactccaataccttgacttcgttgtccttaagccattttgccacaactttgggagtatgcttggggtcattgtccatttggaagaaccctttgcgaccaagctttaacttcctgactgatgtcttgagatgttgcttcaatatattcacataattttcctacctcatgatgtcatctattttgtgaagtgcaccagtccctcctgcagcaaagcacccccacaacatgatgctgccactcccatgcttcacagttcggatggtgttcttcgacttgttcttcggcttgcaagcctccccctttttcctccaaacataacgatggtcattatggccaaacagttctatttttgtttcatcagaccagaagacaattctccaaaaagtacgattttgtccccatgtgtagttgcaaaccgtagtctggctttttttatggcggttttggagcagtggcttcttccttgctgagcggcctttcaggttatgtcgatataggactcgttttactgtggatatagatacttttgtacctgtttcctccagcatcttcacaaggccctttgctgttgttctgggattgatttgcacttttcgcaccaaagtacgttcatctctaggagacagaacgcgtctccttcctgagtggtatgacggctgcgtggttgcatggtttttatacttgcgtactattgtttgtacagatgaacgtggtaccttcaggcatttcgaaattgctcccaaggatgaaccagacttgtggaggtctacaatcttttttctgaggacttggctgatttcttttaattttcccatgatgtcaagataagaggcactgagtttgaaggtaggacttgaaatacatccacaggtacacctccaattgactcaaaggatgtcaattaacctatcagaagcttctaaagccatgacttgtgtcatgcacaaagtagatgtcctgaccgacttgccaaaactatagtttgttaacaagacatttgtggagtggttgaaaaatgagttttaatgactccaatcttagtgtatgtaaacttccgacttcaactgtacgttcgGTCACAAGCATTTTAGCTTTCAGTTTATTTCAAGTAATACTTTAAGACTACAAAAATCTATAGGACAagtagcagtggtggaaaaagtactccattgtcatacttgagtaaaagtaaagataccttaatagaaaataactcaagtaaaagtgaaagtcacccagtaaaatattacttgagtaaaagtctaatagtatttggttttgaatatacTTAAGGATTAAAAGTAAATGGAACTGcgaaaatgtacttaagtatcaaaagtaaaagtataagccatttcaaattccttatattaagcaaaccagacggcacaattttccagttatttttttattgtcGGATAGCCagcggcacactccaacactcagacataattaaccaacaaagcatttgtgtttagtgagtccgccagatgagaggcagtagggatgaccagggatgttctcttgataagtgtgaattggaccattttcctgtcaaaatgtaatgaatacttttggctgtcagggaaaatgtattggtaaaaagtacattattttatttaggaatgtagtaaagtaaaagtaggcaaaaatataaatagtaaagtacagatactccaaaaaactacttaagtagtactttaaagtatttttacttaagtacttagACCACTGACAACTAGTGTAAATCTAATAGTGATCAAGGCAGGACCCACTAATTTAATTCATACTGACATACATTGATTGGTTGGTTACACAATATTTAGATACTTCAAATTCTGCCTGACACCTTTGCAATTTGTCTTCTTACTGAATAAATGGTGAAACATTAGTTGATGGTGTTCTTTgtatataaagtaccagtcaaaagtttggacacacctactcattccagggtttttctttattttattttttactgttttctacattgtagaataatagtgaagacatcaaaacaaagaaataacatatatggaatcacgtagtaaccaaaaaagtgtgaaacaaatcaaaatatattttatatttgagattcttcaaagtagccaccctttgccttgatggcagctttgcacactcttggcattctctcaaccagcttcatgaggtagtcacctggaatgtatttcaattaacaggtgcgccttgttaaaagttaatttgtggaatttctttccttcttaatgcgtttgagccaatcagttgttatATGActaggtaagggtggtatacagaatattgcccaatttggtaaaagaccaag
This region of Salmo trutta chromosome 29, fSalTru1.1, whole genome shotgun sequence genomic DNA includes:
- the spinb gene encoding spindlin b; its protein translation is MKTPFGKRPGQRPRADGGNIGVSANMMKKKNSHKKQKNNVGPSKPIAQPRRNIVGCRITHQWKEDSKVSQWKGTVLDQVPVNPSLYLIKYDGFDCIYGLELHKDERVQGLEVLPDRVAPARVSDSQLAETMIGKAVEHMFEQDEGPKEEWRGMVLAQAPIMNTWFYITYEKDPVLYMYQLLDDYKEGDLRIMPDSNDSPPAEREPGEVVDSLVGKQVEYAKEDGGKRTGMVIHQVEAKPSVYFIKFDDDFHIYVYDLVKTS